A segment of the Nostoc sp. TCL26-01 genome:
GTACAACCGTCCGTCCCTTGGAACAGGAGATGTTATCTGGTCACATAGAAGGGCAAACACTGAAGATGTTTGTCCATATGACTAAGGCGAAAAAAGTCTTAGAAATCGGGATGTTTACAGGTTATTCAGCCCTAGCAATGGCGGAAGCTTTACCAGAGGACGGATTGCTGGTAGCTTGTGAAGTAGACCCATATGCAGCCGAAATTGGTCAAAAGGCTTTTGCACAATCTCCCCACGGTACGAAAATTCGGGTGGAATTGGGTGCAGCATTGGCAACTTTGCACAGGTTAGCAGAGGCGGGAGAATCCTTTGACTTAGTGTTTATCGATGCGGATAAAAAGGAGTACACAGAGTATTTTCAGCTATTGCTAGATACAAATTTGCTAGCTGCTAATGGCTTTATCTGTGTAGATAACACATTATTGCAAGGGGAAGTATATCTAGCACCAGAAAAACGGAGTGTGAACGGTGAAGCGATCGCTCAATTTAATCATACTGTCAGCCGTGACCCCCGTGTGGAACAAGTACTGTTGCCATTGCGTGATGGTTTGACGATTATCCGCAGAACAACACCTTAATTGTCCAATTGAGTATGGCACAATCTCTTCCCTTGACTTCTGTTTTTGCTACACCGTCTGTTCCCTCCCAGACGAAAATAGCCGCAATTATCCAAAACATCGGTACTTTGGCTTTGCTGTTGCTAGCATTACCCATCAATGCCATCATTGTTTTCTTATCCCTACTAGCTTTCCGTCCTGTAAAAACCAAAGCAGCAAACCCCAAAAACATTTTGATTAGTGGTGGGAAAATGACCAAAGCTTTGCAACTAGCAAGGTCATTTCATGCTGCTGGACACCGAGTAGTTTTGCTAGAAACCCATAAATACTGGCTGACTGGACATCGTTTTTCGCAAGCGGTAGATAAGTTTTATACAGTTCCCGCACCCCAGGAAAACCCACAAGCCTATACTCAGGCTTTAGTAGATATCATCAAACAAGAAAATATTGATATCTATATTCCCGTCACCAGTCCGGTGGGTAGCTACTACGACTCCTTAGCCAAACCAGCCTTATCGCCTCATTGCGAAGTATTGCATTTTGATGCAGAGATTACGCAAATGCTAGATGATAAATTTGCCTTTGCCGAGAAAGGGCGATCGCTTGGTTTATCAGTCCCCAAATCCTTTAAAATTACATCAGCCGAACAAGTCCTCAATTTCGACTTCTCTGGTGAATCTCATCCATACATCCTCAAAAGCATCCCTTACGACTCAGTCCGCCGCTTAGATTTAACCAAACTTCCCTGTCCGACACCAGAAGCAACAGCCGCCTTCGTCAACAGCTTACCCATCAGTCCCGAAACACCGTGGATTATGCAAGAATTCATCCCAGGTAAAGAATTCTGCACCCACAGCACCGTCAGAGACGGCGAACTACGACTACATTGCTGCTGCGAATCATCAGCATTCCAAGTCAACTATGAGAACGTCGAAAACCCACAAATCATCGACTGGGTGAAACATTTTGTCCAAGAACTCAAACTGACTGGACAGATTTCCTTCGACTTCATCCAAACTGAAGACGGTAAAATCTACGCCATCGAGTGTAACCCCCGCACTCACTCAGCCATCACCACATTTTACAACCATCCCCTAGTCGCCCAAGCCTACCTAGACACAGAACCATTAGCCACAACCCTACAACCACTCAAAACCAGCAAACCTACTTACTGGACATATCACGAAGCTTGGCGCGTAACCGGTATCCGTTCCTTCACCCAGTTACGCAAATGGCTGCAAAATATTTGGCGAGGAACCGACGCAATTTATCAACCACATGACCCCCTACCATTCCTCATGGTACATCATTGGCAAATTCCCCTACTCCTCCTCAAAAACCTTAGCCACCTCAAAGGCTGGACAAGAATAGATTTCAACATCGGTAAATTAGTAGAACCCAACGGAGATTAACCCACCCCAAAGCGCAGAGAAAAAACCAACTCCGCGTACCTCTGTCTTGAAAAGTTTCCTACGGCGGGAAACCCGCCTACAGAACTTTTCGCTGCGCTGACCTCCCCATACCTCTGCGTTTAAAAACCCTCTCCCCTCCCCCTCCAAAAATGTCAACCACACAAATAAAAACTTACCTAAACACCCAAAAAGACTATGATCTTTCCCAAAGTTTACATGATTTATTCGCCGCCCAAGCAGAAAAAACCCCCCAAGCGATCGCCTTAACTTTTGAACAGCAACAACTCACCTATCAAGAATTAAACACCAAAGCCAACCAACTAGCCCATTATTTACAAAAACTAGGAGTACAACCAGAAACATTAGTCGGTGTTTGTGCAGAACGTTCCCTAGAAATGGTCATTTGTTTACTCGGAATTCTCAAAGCTGGCGGGGCTTACATTCCCATTGATCCCGAATATCCCCAAGAACGCTTGAGATTTATGGTAGAAGATTCTCAAGTACAAATATTACTAACGCAAGCAAAATTACTATCACAAATTCCCCAAAATCCAGCACAAACTATCTGTATTGATACAGCCTGGCCAGAAATTTCTCTACAACCAAATACCAATCCCACCAGCAACACTCAACCAGAAAATCTGGCTTACGTCATCTACACCTCTGGTTCCACTGGCAAACCCAAAGGTGCAATGAACACCCACAAAGGGATATGTAATCGGTTGCTATGGATGCAGGAAACTTATCAAATCAATTCCACAGATAGCATCTTACAAAAAACACCTTTTAGTTTTGATGTCTCTGTCTGGGAATTTTTCTGGACGCTATTAACTGGCGCTCGTTTAGTCATAGCCAAACCAGGTGGACATAAAGATAGTGCATATCTAATAGATTTAATCATTCAAGAAAAAATCACCACCTTACATTTCGTTCCCTCCATGCTACAAGTGTTTTTAGAAAATTCTGTCGTGGAGAAATGTACCTCAATTAAAAGAGTGATTTGTAGCGGTGAAGCTTTGCCACTCAGCTTACAAAATAGATTTTTCCAACGTTTAAAATGCGAGTTACACAATCTCTATGGCCCTACAGAAGCAGCCATTGATGTGACTTTCTGGCAATGTCAAAAAAATAGTAATTTAAAAACTGTACCTATCGGTCGTCCCATTGCCAATACCCAAATTTATATTCTTGATCCCGATTTACAACCAGTTCCCATAGGTGTTACAGGGGAAATTTATATTGGTGGTGTTGGGGTAGGACGTGGTTATTTAAACCGGGAAGAATTAACTAATGAAAGATTTATCTTGAATCCTTTTAACAAAGAACGACTTTATAAAACTGGTGATTTAGGACGTTATTTACCAGATGGCAATATTGAATATGTTGGCAGAATAGACTATCAAGTCAAAATTCGTGGACATCGGATTGAAATTGGCGAGATTGAAAACACCCTATCTTCACATCCACAAGTCAGAGAAGCTGTAGTGATTGCTGATGGTGAAGCTAACCAAGAAAAGCAACTAATTGCTTATCTTACTTCTCATTTAGAGCCACCAACACTTCATAGTTTACGCGAATTTTTACATTCCAAGTTACCAAATTTCATGATTCCTTCTGCTTATGTGATGCTGGAAAATCTTCCCTTAAATCCTAGTGGTAAAGTAGACCGTCAAGCTTTACCAAAACCAGATAGATTTAATTTTACAGCTAGTAATACCTTTGTAGCCCCGCGTAACCAAATAGAAGCACAACTAGTCCAAATATGGACAGAAATTTTGCATTTACCCCACATAGGTGTGCAAGACAACTTTTTAGCGATCGGTGGTGATTCACTCAAAGCGTTACATTTAATTGCTAAAATTGAGCAGTTGTTTGGCAGAGAAATACCATTAGCAACACTTTTAACTAATCCCGTCATTGAAGATTTAGCAAAAGTTCTCCAAGACAATAATTACTCAATTAGTAATTCACCTCTAGTTCCCATCCAAACAAAAGGAAATCAACCACCTTTTTTCTGTATACATCCGGCTGGTGGTCATGTTTTATGCTATTTTCAACTAGCCAATTATCTGGGAACTGATCAACCATTTTACGGCTTACAAGCTCAAGGTTTTTATGGAGATGCTGAACCTTTGACAAGTGTCGAAGATATGGCAAGTCTCTATGTACAAACTATCAGAGAATTTCAACCCCAAGGGCCTTATCATGTTGGTGGTTGGTCTTTTGGTGGAGTCGTGGCTTATGAAGTAGCACAACAATTATCTAGACAAGGACAGGAAGTTGCGTTACTGGCAATATTAGATTCTTATGTGCCAATTTTATTGGATAAACAAAAACCAATTGATGATGTTTATTTAGTTGGTGTGCTTTCTAGAGTATTTGGAGGGATGTTTGGCCAAGATAATCTAGTGACACCAGAAGAAATAGAGTATCTTAGTGTAGAAGCAAAAATTGACTATATTATCGATAAAGCTAGGAAAGCACAAATCTTTCCGCCTGGTGTAGAACGTCAAAATAATCGCCGGATTCTTGATGTTTTAGTCGGTACTCTCAAAGCAACTTATGCTTATGTGCGACAACCGTATCCAGGTAAAGTCACTATTTTTAGAGCTAAAGAAAAGCATATCATGGCTCCTGACCCAACTTTAGTTTGGGTAGAGTTATTTTCTGTGATGGCAGCGAAGGATATCAGGATTATAGACGTACCGGGCAATCATTATTCGTTTGTTTTGCAGCCTCATGTCCAGGTTTTAGCACAACGCCTGAAAGCTTGTCTTGAGGGTGTCGAATAAAGAGTTTTTTTGCGTGTATGTTTAATAGACATCTCCAAAAATTAATTCTGCGTTGCCCAAAATCCTTGTAGAGACGTTGCAGTGCAACATCTCTACATTCATTTTCGCATATACTTAATGAGTCAGTATTCATTTGGGAACACTAAATGCAGAAATTGTCAGATTTAGTGTTATGAATCCGAATACGGTGAGTATCTCTGGGTATCAAGTCAACGAAGAAATTTACAATGGTTCTAGAACCGTTGTTTATCGAGGGTATCGAGAAAGCGATCGCTTAAAAGTAGTTATTAAACTATTAAAAAACCATTATCCCAGTTTTAGTGAACTTTTGGCCTTTCGCAACCAGTATACTATTGCTAAAAATCTCAACTCTCCTTTAATTATCCAAACTTATAGTCTAGAACCATACCAAAATGGCTATGGGTTAATTATGGAGGATTTTGGCGGCATTTCCCTAAGAACATGGGGAATTGAAGGAAAACTAAGATCGCTAGCAGAATTTTTACCTGTGGCGATCGCTCTCTGCGATGCCTTAAATATACTATATCACAATCGGATTATTCATAAAGATATTAAACCCGTCAATATTTTAATTAATCCCGACACTCAACAAGTTAAATTAATAGACTTTAGTATTGCTTCTTTACTTGCTAAAGAAACACAAACATTTATCAATCCCCATATCTTAGAAGGCACACTGGCTTATATATCTCCAGAACAAACTGGTAGAATGAATCGCTCAATTGATTATCGGACTGATTTCTATTCTTTAGGTGTAACGTTCTATGAATTATTGACTGGTGAATTACCTTTTATATCTGATGATCCAATGGAGTTAGTGCATTGTCATCTGGCGAAAATACCGACTGTCTTAGGGAATAGGGAACAGGTAACAGGGGACAGGGAACAGGTGACAGGGGACAGGGGACAGGGAATAGGGAATAGGGAAGAGATTCCCCAGGTACTGTCAGATATTGTCATGAAATTGATGGCAAAGAATGCGGAGGATCGATATCAAACTGCTTTAGGTTTGAAGTTTGATTTGGAAAATTGTTTACATCAACTCACAACAACTGGACAAATTCAACACTTTGCCATTGCTCAACGAGATGTAGGCGATCGCT
Coding sequences within it:
- a CDS encoding ATP-grasp domain-containing protein gives rise to the protein MAQSLPLTSVFATPSVPSQTKIAAIIQNIGTLALLLLALPINAIIVFLSLLAFRPVKTKAANPKNILISGGKMTKALQLARSFHAAGHRVVLLETHKYWLTGHRFSQAVDKFYTVPAPQENPQAYTQALVDIIKQENIDIYIPVTSPVGSYYDSLAKPALSPHCEVLHFDAEITQMLDDKFAFAEKGRSLGLSVPKSFKITSAEQVLNFDFSGESHPYILKSIPYDSVRRLDLTKLPCPTPEATAAFVNSLPISPETPWIMQEFIPGKEFCTHSTVRDGELRLHCCCESSAFQVNYENVENPQIIDWVKHFVQELKLTGQISFDFIQTEDGKIYAIECNPRTHSAITTFYNHPLVAQAYLDTEPLATTLQPLKTSKPTYWTYHEAWRVTGIRSFTQLRKWLQNIWRGTDAIYQPHDPLPFLMVHHWQIPLLLLKNLSHLKGWTRIDFNIGKLVEPNGD
- a CDS encoding amino acid adenylation domain-containing protein — protein: MSTTQIKTYLNTQKDYDLSQSLHDLFAAQAEKTPQAIALTFEQQQLTYQELNTKANQLAHYLQKLGVQPETLVGVCAERSLEMVICLLGILKAGGAYIPIDPEYPQERLRFMVEDSQVQILLTQAKLLSQIPQNPAQTICIDTAWPEISLQPNTNPTSNTQPENLAYVIYTSGSTGKPKGAMNTHKGICNRLLWMQETYQINSTDSILQKTPFSFDVSVWEFFWTLLTGARLVIAKPGGHKDSAYLIDLIIQEKITTLHFVPSMLQVFLENSVVEKCTSIKRVICSGEALPLSLQNRFFQRLKCELHNLYGPTEAAIDVTFWQCQKNSNLKTVPIGRPIANTQIYILDPDLQPVPIGVTGEIYIGGVGVGRGYLNREELTNERFILNPFNKERLYKTGDLGRYLPDGNIEYVGRIDYQVKIRGHRIEIGEIENTLSSHPQVREAVVIADGEANQEKQLIAYLTSHLEPPTLHSLREFLHSKLPNFMIPSAYVMLENLPLNPSGKVDRQALPKPDRFNFTASNTFVAPRNQIEAQLVQIWTEILHLPHIGVQDNFLAIGGDSLKALHLIAKIEQLFGREIPLATLLTNPVIEDLAKVLQDNNYSISNSPLVPIQTKGNQPPFFCIHPAGGHVLCYFQLANYLGTDQPFYGLQAQGFYGDAEPLTSVEDMASLYVQTIREFQPQGPYHVGGWSFGGVVAYEVAQQLSRQGQEVALLAILDSYVPILLDKQKPIDDVYLVGVLSRVFGGMFGQDNLVTPEEIEYLSVEAKIDYIIDKARKAQIFPPGVERQNNRRILDVLVGTLKATYAYVRQPYPGKVTIFRAKEKHIMAPDPTLVWVELFSVMAAKDIRIIDVPGNHYSFVLQPHVQVLAQRLKACLEGVE
- a CDS encoding O-methyltransferase — translated: MTNVIVKSTARPVTPLGILTEKLAVVVQEVKQHSDLPESLVTEIHQAWSLAAGLDSYLEECTTPESPALATLAKTTAQEAWGEHFSGGTTVRPLEQEMLSGHIEGQTLKMFVHMTKAKKVLEIGMFTGYSALAMAEALPEDGLLVACEVDPYAAEIGQKAFAQSPHGTKIRVELGAALATLHRLAEAGESFDLVFIDADKKEYTEYFQLLLDTNLLAANGFICVDNTLLQGEVYLAPEKRSVNGEAIAQFNHTVSRDPRVEQVLLPLRDGLTIIRRTTP